The following DNA comes from Colius striatus isolate bColStr4 chromosome 21, bColStr4.1.hap1, whole genome shotgun sequence.
ttaaaggagaactacacaaagcaaaagtagtactgaccttgggaaacacaactgggattgacccaatgggaggtatagaattgtaGCATTACagaatatttgtatctaaactcctttgccaagagcacctgttcttttctttgcttctgtccgttccaagttcaatttgattccacacggtattcaggtaatactgttggataatttactgtggtggcgtctgacccctggaacaggtttctcagagactgtagattctctgtctttggaaataagcagaagcaaccaggatgtggtcctgggcacatgattctaggtgtccctgcttgagcagggagtttggatgaaattatctccattccagccacagccattctgtggtaaactgagataacttctcatggcaataatctcagggatgggatgaaattgtttcaattattggttttctcagagtcaactcttcaggttttcctgaaacgcaaatattacagtcagtgccatgtttgtattgttctgtcagttccctggcctgtaataaaggcactggcaaatattcttctgggtaagactgactagaaggtaacagccctccatgcagtgagtgtttcctctcagcattctcctattctcccaaaaccttgttggtaggagattgacttagaggtgagttttgcttaaagagttggttattttttaattgtctggacaagttcatcagaaaggccacccctccatctcaggatcatgacgtgcctcttgtggctgcttggtcctgtcaaAGAGTACAGtaagttagtgttttggaatgtgtgatgctgttttccatctgagcattcagtcaatttcagatgaaaaataaagtggaaacggggagttactggaagtaattctctttagcagcttccttttctatatggcacatctcagcctttttctgattgccatgcttttgttcttgtttagagtttttctaactgtgtccccccagcagttttcttcctctattttggtctaggaagttattctgtgtggtgtgtatttcagctgtaacttgtgtaatcagggctcagattgtttgcttggttgctctcttggttgtgttccatggagttaactacgagttccttacgacactattatgatgcaaaagatggcaatatctggagaagaattaaacatgggaacgtgcctgttgggacattgggagaaaaccaattacttacaggtatcaataaatggatacatgtttaatgttttacttagagcagcttagagttagagagagactactgctgagttatggtttcaacttggtgtgttttgtaatccaaggtccgggttaccaggcttccagacttgaagatgtcagtcaatgaatacgacgttcaatctgaggttttgcctacaggtctgggaactgacaatgcagaacacagaacacaacttcagaagctgtgcagccacatgaacatattggatcATGCAGAAAACTTGTAGCCCTTGTTagagtttacaaggttttttgaacatacactttatgaaaaaagaatgctacaattaaggagatgttttcatgattgatattactgactgtgtgtttcgtttgaacacagaaacaatagtgtttgtaatatgtctgcttTCCTATGACCgtcacagagaaaaataccaACTCTAGAAGATGTCAAACTAGTATTAGATGCAGGTAGCCAAGTTTATGATAAAAATATGGAGCCCAAATTCAAACTGTGTCACCTTGTATTGTGATCTTTGGCTTTTTTGAATGCTTACCACTAGGTGCATTGCACCAGGCAGTACAGCAGAGCATATTCGTAGAATCGTAGATtgatggggtttggaagggacgttcagagctcatccagtccaacccccctgcagaagcaggtccacctagatcaggttgcatgggaacatgtccaggagggtcctgaagacctccaaggaaggagcctccacaacccctctgggcagcctgtgccagggctccctcacctgaacagggaaacagctttttcgtatgtttaagtggaactgtttgtgttccagcttcatcccatcaccccttgtcctgttgctggctactatagaaaaaagggatgtcccagcctcctgacacccacccttgagatatttgtaaatattaagaagattccccctcagtctcctcttttctagactaaactcTAACTAGACTAAATTCatattgtaatgaaaaagaatataacaaaaagaaggaaacccaagaaagacaagtgcagGTGCTCAAAGCAGTTGCTCACTACCcgctgactgatgcccaagctGCAGTCTGTCCTTCCCGGCACAGCATCCTACAGTATGgagtagccctttggctagttcagatcGGCTGTCCTCCCTTCCAGCTTGTTGTGCATTCCCTTGCTGGCACAGCAGGCTAAACTGGAAAGGACTTAAGAAAAGTGCTACTGAGCAACAACTAAACCATCATTGTGTTATCAACATCATTctcaaacaaaatccaaaacacaaccttgtaccagctactagggagGAATTTAActaccccagccaaaaccaggacaccttGGCAACTTTCAGAAGTGAGGAAATATCCAGTGTAGTGGAAGCACACGTCTCACTGGGGTTTGTCTCTGGATCCTAGCACCCTTGATTTAAAGTGCTTATGAGCCAGACATCTGTAGGTGTTTTGTTCCGGCCTCTGATGAGTGGCACCTTGTTCAGGAGGTTTTTTAGACAATTTTCAGTTTGACaatctgtccttggaaatatcATTTCAATGTCTGTGACCAAGGgtttattttctaatatttacaaggaagagagaaatctcAACTGTGCTCTTTCAAAGAGTAAGTGTTGTTTCATACACAAAAAAGGTCCCTGGAGTACCAGCATGGGCCTCACCGGGttgtctcagagctgggcaaGTTAGTTAAAGCTGTTGTTTCTGTGATGCCAAACGTATTTaaaccatttctttaaaaattgtctCTTTGGTGTTCAGAAGCATGAAGGAGGATGTAGCTGGTGCAGAGAATGTGTCCAGTCCCAAGGAAGTGTTAATACAAGAAAATTCTACTGAGAACTCTGATTCTTCTACAATTACTTCTGGGAATTATCCATGTGGCAAACGTTTTCATGAGtctaaaaactccaaaacatgaaAGGTACTAAAATGTCAACCTAGAGGTGATTTTAGCAAAGGCAGACTTCTCTTGAGTATACAGAATAGCACCATATAGCTCGTGTTTACAGTAAGCCACAAACACCTTATGATTAGCACCCTGGACATGTTGCCAGAGGAAGCCACCTTAATGTAAATTTTTGTCAGCTAAATCATCTCTAGCTCACATATAGTGCAGCCAAGTCCCCAGACAGCTGAGAGTCTTTGCAGCTGTCCTTTTCCTTCGCGTTCCTCAAAGACGGTATCACAGCCAGAACAAGAGTCTAAGGGTGGGTTTTTCATTGGAGCTTCTGATCCCTTGGgctctgcagtttctttttacCAGAACTCATGTATATTAGTGATTTCCTGCgagctgctgttggacatctgctgcctcAGGGCATGGGGCAGTTCTGGGCTTCTGGGTTCTGTTTCCACAGAGCGCtggtggaaagaggatttgctcAGTGGCTGGACTACCAGCCGTGTCCCGGATGGCTCCGCAAGTCTCTACAGAGGTGACCGAACGACCCCCGCGAGCGCGAGCGACAGCGCGAGCAGGGCACGAGCGCGGGCTcccgcggggcacgctgggaagccgaggccctgccccctccgccgcacggCGCCGCacggcaggaccaggacgggcagttgaagctctgctgttaaccacccaagtggcttctgctacatttttatcccactgctcccatgccccattgcccagtgctctgcacagagaatcatggaatcacagaatggtggggtttggaagggacctttagagctcatccagtccaaccccctgcagaagcagctcccacctagatcaggtcacacaggaacgtgtccaggcgggtcttgatgaCCTCCCAGCACGGGGCATCCACAcggtccctgggcagcctgagccagggctccctcacctcactgtAATATAGTTTTTTCGTATGTCTCAATggtactttttgtgttccagcttcatcccatcaccccttgtcctgttcctatctactatagaaaagagggatgtcccagcctcctgacacccaccctttcgatatgtataaatgttaataaggtctcccctcagtctcctcttctccagactaaacagccccaggtcccacagcctttcctcatatgaaagatgttccattcccctgatcatcttggtggccctgcactggcctctctccagctgttctctgtccctcttaagctgaggagcccagaactggacacaggactccagatgaggcctccccagggaagagtagagagggagaagaaccttgacctgctgcccacactctccttggtgcatcccaggatgctttttcttcaccttcaaggtggagtttgagtgactttagtcaCATAAACACACAATAACCTCCAAAGCTTATTAggattggtgtaaaattctcttgCCTTGCATTTAAAGCTGTGAGTTACAAAGAATTCAGGGCACAGGCTCAAGGAGTGGTGGCACCTCAGAGGCCGGTGGCCTTCAGGACAGAGGTGTATTTTGGTATTATAATGACATTATCATGAGCAAAGTGCACCCAAAGGGCAGGTTTGACAGACCTTTGGCTCAGGGTACTAAAATGCTGCTTATCAGCTCTAGAGGAGCATCTCCTTCCCATGTATCGTTGCAGAGTCTGACCACAgagcctcccctctgctccacactccatGGAGTATTTGCAGGGAATTACTGTGCTGTGGATTCCTCACTGACCAGGAGCAGCTGTATCCACCCTGTGAGCCTTCTTCATTTTATCCCTTTCCTTAACTGGTGAGCAATGCTGATGTTTAATGTGTGCTTTAATACCAGTTTCAATGTAAGTTTTCATTTCCACGGCACTTCAGTAATCATGCCACACCCCCCCTTTAGCTGGACTCCCCCTTGGTGCCCCACACGGAATCCCCCACGCCCAGCATCCGTAACcagcggctctgtgacatcagccccggggccgaggtgctgtgggcagcgTGAGCACTGCAGGCACAGCATCGGCCCCGCTGTTGGTGGTCACCAGCGCTTTCTGGCCACGTGCTACTAGACATGATGAAGCTCCTGCTCATCCTCACCCTGCTGGCTCTGTACTGCAGGCCTGCAAGCGGCTCATGGGAAGGCTGTGGGTAAGTGGCTCTAGGAGGGAGCTTGGGCAGCCCTTACAGCGTCCACTGGTGCCCCGTGGCCAAGCCACAGCTCCCCAAAGCCCACGGTGAGGGAGCCAGGCTACGGGGCTaaggcaggagccagggctAAGGGCTCCCTGCCCCGCTGTCCACGCAGCACCCGGTGtggagggcagacggctgccctgcagcccgaGCAGCAGcgagccctggagcaggacactcgTGACTTTCTGCTTCCAGGGCGAGCTGCGGGCGCCAGCTCAAGGCTTCTTCCTCTGGGCTGTTGCGCGTCGTGGGTGGCACAAATGCGGCTCCGGGGACCTGGCCCTGGATCGTCAGCCTCCAGCGCCCCTGGGGAAAACGCACcaagcatttctgtggagggtcCCTCATCAACCCACAGTGGGTGCTCACGGCAgcccactgctttgacaagttcaggtgaggaggagcagggaaggggcatCCCTACACCACTGCTGCCGCTCCCGTCCCGTTCCCACGCAGCAGCCAGCGCCGGGgcgctgcccagcccagcacagagctgtgctcGGCACAcgctgggctggtgctgctgctcgcCAGCGGCCTGGGGCTGGCCATTCCTGGAGCCCTtggtgagcaggaggcaggcaagtgctccctctgagccctctgctctccatctgcCCTCCAGGAAAATCGCCAAGTGGCGCGTGGTGATCGGGACCACAAAGTTGTCTCAGCTGGGCCCCGAGGCCCAAGTGCGACGCATCAAGCGGCTGCTGCGTCACGAGGCCTACTGGCAGGCCACAGCTGAGAATGACATTGCTGTGCTGGAACTGGACCAGCCCATCCAGTGCAATGAGCACGTCCAGCTGGCCTGTTTGCCTCAACCCGATGACGTGAAGCTGTCGGAGCTGAAAAACTGCCAGGTGGCTGGTTGGGGATCCACA
Coding sequences within:
- the LOC133627509 gene encoding acrosin-like, with the protein product MGLTGLSQSWLDSPLVPHTESPTPSIRNQRLCDISPGAEVLWAAASCGRQLKASSSGLLRVVGGTNAAPGTWPWIVSLQRPWGKRTKHFCGGSLINPQWVLTAAHCFDKFRKIAKWRVVIGTTKLSQLGPEAQVRRIKRLLRHEAYWQATAENDIAVLELDQPIQCNEHVQLACLPQPDDVKLSELKNCQVAGWGSTVARSTEPEISDVLQEAKVHLIDTKLCNSSQWYTGAVHSYNLCAGYPQGGIDTCQGDSGGPLACQDSHADYYWVVGLTSWGKGCAREKQPGIYTSTQHFYNWILEHMGRHQEEAAAPPLSQPVSTSGPSQTPRPGATQPGSSTSCAFACRKALKFLSLLRGLLRFLMGRGA